One Nycticebus coucang isolate mNycCou1 chromosome 7, mNycCou1.pri, whole genome shotgun sequence genomic window, CGTCCTTCGGGGCTGCGCACGAGCTACCGCTCACCCCCCCAGCTGACCCCTCTTACCCCTACGAGTTCTCTCCAGTCAAGATGCTGCCCTCGAGCATGGCGGCTCTACCCGCTAGCTGCGCGCCCGCCTACGTTCCCTACGCCGCACAGGCAGCGCTGCCGCCCGGCTACTCCAACCTGctgcccccgccgccgccgcccccgccGCCCACCTGCCACCAGCTGTCCCCTAACCCGGCCCCCGACGACCTCCCGTGGTGGAGCATCCCACAGGCAGGCGCTGGGCCGGGCGCTCCTGGGGTTCCAGGGGGAGGCCTCCCTGGAGCCTGTGCCGGGGGACCCCACGCGCCCCGCTTTCCTGCCTCAGCGGccgctgctgccgccgccgccgctgccctGCAACGGGGCCTGGTGTTGGGCCCGTCGGACTTTGCGCAGTACCAGAGCCAGATCGCCGCGTTGCTGCAGACCAAGGCCCCCCTGGCGGCCACGGCCAGGAGGTGCCGCCGCTGCCGCTGCCCCAACTGTCAGGCGGCGGGCGGCGCCCCCGAGGCGGAGCCGGGCAAGAAGAAGCAGCACGTGTGCCACGTGCTGGGCTGCGGCAAGGTGTACGGCAAGACGTCGCACCTGAAGGCGCACCTGCGTTGGCACACGGGCGAGCGGCCCTTCGTGTGCAACTGGCTCTTCTGTGGCAAGAGCTTCACGCGCTCGGACGAGCTGCAGCGGCACCTGCGGACTCACACGGGCGAGAAACGCTTCGCCTGCCCTGAATGCGGGAAGCGCTTCATGCGCAGCGACCACCTAGCCAAGCACGTCAAGACGCACCAGAATAAGAAGCTCAAAGTTGCCGAGGCCGGTGTTAAGCGGGAAGATCCGCGGGACCTGTGAACTCAGCCCTGGGCACCCTCGAGGCCACTTCCGCCTTGGACCGGTTGGCCACACCTCTGCGGAGATCCCGGGGGGCTTGGAGCAGCTGGCAGAAGGGCGGCTCAGCAGATGgcctctcctctgccctcctcctacCGTGAAGCTGCCTCTCAGGTTCCTTGGTCCTCGGACACAGGACCCAGGATTGGCTCTGGAGGGAGGGTTGGAAGCTGGGGCCGTTTGGGTGATGGTTAGGAGTCCTGCGTGAAGCCAGGGCGGTTCCAGACTCTGAATCTTTCCCACCGTCTGGGAGGCCTTCAGTTTGGGGGGACCACCCGGGCTGGCCTTGTATATAGGAAGCGCTGCTGAATTAAATAAAGCGGAAGGACCTCGGGAGATTTGAAATAGTGCTCCAGTTTTCGCTAGGGCCGGTTGGGACATTGTACAGGTTATTTAATAGCTTtgttaaagaataataatattaataaaaatgttgctTTTGTCTTCAGCTCCATGCAGAGCTACAGCATGATATGTCTCTGTAAAGTGATCAGCAGTTGCAGCGTGAAAATAAATACGTTAACTCCGGGTCCCCTCGGGAAGACCCTGCTGAGCCGGTCTCATTTGATCTTTTCTTCTTGGAGGCTTTACTAAGAGGTCAGGTCTCACCGGGAATTTGATGGTTCCCACAGGCCGCCTGTGTTGGAGGCTTCTTTGGTTTGGAAAGTCCTGGGCCAGTGGGTTGGGTGCACGGTTGGAAGAGGGAAGACAGCATCAGTTTTGTGGCTGAGAGACTAGGAAGAGATTTTCCAATCACAGCTTGAGTTTCTTGTGCGACCTTAGGACTTAACCCGAGAATGTCCGGTTACAAATTCGATACCAGCGGCGTGTACTTTCTTTTTATCAGGCGAATTCCCTGTGGCTTCCCATTTGTTGGTACTCTCAGGACGGGTCACTCGCGGGCTGAGCATTCTCCTCGCAGTCGGCTGTGCTGATGTCTGGAGAGGTATTAGAGGCCGGAGGATCTGTCCACATGTGAGAGTTTGGACAGGTACAGAGAAACTGGGTACAGCTGAAACTCTTGTTCAGCTTAGTCTTTGccttggggaaggaggaggggagagggaggaaatagCTTCCCAGGCATCATTCCTGTATTTTGGCACCTCCAGTATATGCAACATGGTCTTGCTTGTTTTCTTAATCATTTTGCTGTGGAAATCTTTACAGGTCTTGTTTCTCAGTAATCACCCAGGGATTTCTGATTAGGCCAAGAAGTTTAGTTCTATTTTGTatcttggaattttattttttttaattatggaatTAGACTAAAATTTTCTCAGGGAGAAGCCAGAAGTACTCCTAGCATGGAAACgtgaaaaggaatttttaaaagtgtttttctcacttttctctAAAAGTTGAAGTTTTTAAGTTTACAAGTGTTCTTTCAAATGTCTCAACTAACTCGTGACGTTTTCtaatatttgagtttttaaacCTGAAACTGGAGCCTCAATCAGCAGTTAAATTGTCTGATTTAGGATTAgcaaagaatagaaaatgttttaaattttgctagTATGGCCAGTTCACATCATTAATGCCAAATTTCAGTAGTACTGAATAAGCTTTTTATGTAGTGTACATAAATTGTTGGATTTGACAGTTTACAAACCCTCGGTTACCTTTGTTAGAAGTCGAACCGTAGGGTCCGTTTTTTTAAAGCTATGAGGGTTCTTGATTCTTACCATATTGAGTAAAACACCTCAACATACTTGGGATGAAAATTACTTTACACTCCCTAAGAAATAGCATTTGTACCCTATAACTTGAAACAAGGTAGTAAATGAATGGTTTTTTTGTGGAAATATGCCTTAGAAACAGTTACTCTTGGAGATTTTGGAACTATTTAATGACAAATTAGAATGCAAATCTTCGTGATTCTTTACCTGGGAAGAGCAGTTTGGGTTAGTTGAATGCTCAAAGATGTGACAGTTTTGTGAACAACAGTAAATGAAGTTGAGACAACATTAATATACACCTAAATGTGTTATCTTAATCAAGATCATTAGATCTAAGTCATTAGACTAAGATGACATATTTAGATGTATAAATCAATGTGAAAAGTTACAGAAACTCTCACATTTCCATGAAGAGTTTCAGAAACTCACATCTGAACCATGCCCTAGAATCAACTTCAGAGTCAGAAAGTTTTTTGGCAGATGGAGAAAGGGAAATCCTTATACCAAAAGCTTTGGACTCAGAAAATTTGAAGTGGTTCTCTCATGTGAAAGAATGTCCTTGGTAGAAAAAACAATTATGGATTATTGACAACTACAATCCAATCTGACAAGATGTTGAAGAATAGTTTCCTTACAACTATAACTTTGTGAttgttcagagaaaaaaatagacaaaatgtgtgaaatttattaataaatgagGTGTTCCAGATAGTTTCCTTGTCATTATAACTTTGTTGTTAAGAGAAAAACTAGATAAACTACGTGGAATTTAtcaaaaatatggtataaataattttttgaagcAGAACAATGTCATTTGacaaaataactttattattGTTTCACTTAATTGCCCTGCAGAGTTAAAAAGCATAGTGTTTAAGTTGGTACAGCTGAAAGACTGCTGCTCATTGTACAACTTTGCAAATCTGTGTTCCTattactttacaaaaaaaaattatccaagtgGAAGCCAGGAAGCCACAATGGTTTGGCATTATTATCCAAGTTTAGAAAGGTATTTCATGTTTATACTCTAAAATAAGCTGATAAATGCTCAGAAATGCAAGTTTTATAACGCAGATATGTATTAGCATGTACAAGCTGTTAAAATGTGAACTGCTGCTATGTGctttatttgtttcattaaaCTGCAACCAGAGTACCACTTAGGATTTCAAAGATTACTTTCACATACatcaatatgcaaaaattaacgTGCATAAATTAAGCACATTCTTGCAGCAGAAAATTGAATGAAATTCACATGAAAAGAAGTTTAGAAGCAAATTACTTATAAATgtaaactaaaatttattttcagttggAGTTTTGCCAACATCAAAAAAGCAAGTTTAATCCACCAGCCTTTATACAAAAGTTCACTTACAGACCCCAGCACTCAATTCAACTGattgttttaaaaactaattgAAAACAATATGTTAATGAGTGCCTCAAATATCAGGAGAcattatagacttttttttttttttttgagacagaatctcactatgttgccctcagtagagtgctgtagcatcacagctcacagcaacctcaaactcttgggcttaagtgcttctcttgcctcagcctcccaagtagctgggatacaggcgcctgccacaatgcttggttatttatttatttatttatttatttggttgttGTTAtcgtagttgttgttgtttggcaggcctgggctggattcaaacctgccagctccggtgtatgtggctggtgccctagccgctgagctataggcgccgagccattatAGACTTTTTTAAGCAACTGTTTCGGTAGCATGCAAATATAAAAGAGttacttattttagaaaattctaaatGTTCATgtgatacattattttaaatttaacccTTGTTTGATAAAGGAACTATTTTGACCAAGAACTTGAGACCATGAAGACATTCAGTTATCGGTAAATTAGGAATAGTGTCTTATCAGTAATTTGGAATTGTGTGTTTCTGAATTTATTAACCCTATAGCTTTCTGCTTTTCTCAAGGAAGAATTGTGCAAATATACCCTTCACTGACCACTAATTTTTAATAGTTCTGGTAGTGAAAGACATTAAATTATGTTAATGAAGATACAGCCATTATTCACCACCATGTTAGTCTTTTCTAATTTCAGCTAAGAGTTTAAATCTTACAACTATATTGcatatattgttttaaattattttgccttAAGTCAATCAAACAAAGCATgccaattaaaaattaatgtcacTAAGCACGCTCCTTGCAGAAACCTATTCAAAATAATGACATTTGTAGAAAGGGCCGTTTTTACCCCCAGTTTGCACTGTTTTCTGTTCTAATATTGTGGGGTTTTAAGTAATTAGTTTACAGCAGCATCTTgagtgtttttcatttattttggttcTGCTGCAAGAGTGTCGCTACAGGAGTAGCTATCACTGCAAATACAAATAAACACCTCGTAAGTTGTTTAGGGCTCTAAAATTATAAGCAACTTTTACTTGCATTAGTTCATCACATTAAATAACAAGTAGAGTAAATTCACAATACCTAACGGGGAAATAGTCTGTGTTATGGAATCAGAGCCAACTCCTAAGCTTTGTTTTATAGTAAGTGTAATTATAGTTTGCTAATATCCCAAATTGAGGGCCTCTCAAAATAAGTCATATTAATTGTCTATTAAATATATTACTTTCTTCTGTTTTGCATGACAGAGGGAACTTTTTAAAGAGTATGAGACCTAGCAGAGTTTTAAAATGCTATATGCCAGCATAGttgtataaaataagaaaacataaggaaaacatctaaatcagtggttctcaaccttcctaatcctgggaccctttaatacagttcctcatgttgtggtgacacccaaccataaaatttcattgctactatgtaacaaaaataattttatggatgggggtcaccacaacatgaagaactgtattaaagggttacagcattaggaaggttgagaaccactgatctagatagATAGTTACATCAATACACCAAAAAGAATATCTTTCATTATTGGGCCACTAGAATGCCACTGATTAATGTAGCATTCAGTATATTTAATTTAAACAGTAAATTTTTTAGATTCAACacatttttttggtaaagatcttttagttatttatttattaaatcatagctgtgtacattaatgcgatcatggggcaccatacactggttttatagaccatttgacatattttcatcacactgattaacattgccttcctggcattttcttagttattgtgttaagacatttatattctacatttactgagtttcacatgtacccttgtaagatgcacggtaatcccaccaatatcctctctccactccccctcccccttcccttcccttcctcatattattaggttataactgggttatagctttcatatgaaagtcataaattagtttcatagtagggctaagtacatttgatactttttcttccattcttgagatacttttctaagaagaatatgttccagctccatccatgtaaacatgaaagaggtaaagtctccatctttctttaaggctgcataatattccatgatgtacatatactacaatttattaatccattcgtggatcaatggccACTTGGGCCcattgacttagcaattatgaattgggctgcaataaacattctggtacaaatatctttgttataatgtgatttttggtcttctggatatatacttagtagaggaatcataggattgaatggcaggtctatttttagatctctaagtgttctccaaacatctttccaaaaggaatgtattcatttgcattcccaccagcagtgtagaagtgatcccttttctccacatccatgccaacatctctggtcttgggattttgtgatatggtttaatcttactggagttagatgatatctcaaagtagttttgatttgcatttctctgatgattaaagatgatgagcattttttcatgtctgtaggccgtgcgtctgtcttcttcagagaaggttctcttcaagtccctttcccagcctgcgatgggatcacttgttcttttcttgcttgtacgtttgagttctctgtggattctggttattaaacctttgtcagagacataacctgcaaatatcttctcccattctgaggactatctgcttgctttacttactgtgttcttggctgtgcagaagctttttagtttggtcaggtcccagtgttgtatttttgaagctgcttcaattgcccagttGGTAAAGATCTTGATGTCAATTGCTcctctgttgattttatttttataaaaataaaaactgagatgTTACCAGAGAACAATGTCTCAAATTAACGTGGTGGAATAATTTGCATAATGTTTTTAACTATAATGAATAAGTGATATTTATTCAACAAAGATGTAATCAAACAGCTATGGaacctcaactttttttttatagtttcataattGATTTACTATTACAACTTCTTATTATCAATGGAAGATTTGCACATGATGATTGATGTAGTTTCATGCTGATATTCTGATGATTTCCCTTTCTTGATGTCACACGCTTTCTCCTCCCTGTCTTTAGTAATTGATTGTCTAAAGCATAATCCCCCATGGCATGTTGACATTTAATTCATAATTCAATTCATGCATAGGAACTACAGTAGTATCTTCACAACACGTTATAAACTACATTAGCTTACGCATTTTAGTTGTGTTCTTAATACCAAAATTAAATTGAGGAGAAATAAATCCAGTTCTTAGTTTAATATCACATGGACAACCTTCAGCTTTCACTTTTCAAAAAGTTGTTTCGGGATTATAAAGTTTCAGTCTATTAAGAAAGGGAAGTTTGTTTTACAATAAAACTATTCATCTAGTTTTTTTCATTACTTGTCGAAAAACTATCAAAACTGCACTAAAATTTTCTAAAGTCTAAGGCAAAGTCTTGATGTCACCtgactttatattttaatataaagttaAACCGTTCAGTCTTATATGGGTACTTTCTAAACATCTCATGTTTAGCATAATCTAAAACACAGAAGTAAAACATCTGGCCCTTAGCTTAATTTCATCCAATGCACAAGGCAGATATCAAGACTAACTCATTTATGCTTATGGTTGGGAAAAATGtgtcctaattttaaaaatatttggtggCAATTTCCTAGCAATCTACATGAGACACTGTGAAAGCTCATTTCTCTGATTTCTGTCTGAGTTTTATTATATTCTGCGTGTTACTTTGTTTTCCTGTTGTGGATGTCACACAtttttttatgtagtattcatgaCCCTCTCTAGCATGGAAATGTTCCTTTTGCATCCTgtgtctctcttccttctctcagaATATTTGTGCCCATTATTTGATTTTGCTTCCAATAAGGCAGAACTCAATGGGATTCTAAACTGTAGTTAttttaagtcccttgtattttTAGTAAACATTTGTGTTCTTTGGCCTAAATTTTACATGTAGGAGACTTGAATTTACAGTTCTATTTGTAGATTCAACTCAtgttttacttttgtagtagatgGTTTCCTATTTGTGAACAtcagtgagaaaaatatttacatcacAATTGAAAGTGAACTTGTAAAATATGATAGAGGATTGTGGTTTAAGGTAATCCTAGTTtggatagattttatttttttattaagtcttttgtacatagatcataaatacatttatgcccatttcagtgtgttgattatttgtacaaattggagtgcttacatcacactaatcagcatagctttcatctcatttacccaattatagctttaggacatttgtattctacacatgatagaaccaacttgtacttgcaatgtgctccatagttgtggtccccctactatcccctactactcctcccacctcctccccatccctctccctccccttccctccttcatcctaggctaaagttgagtttcatttttcacatgcaagtgtgagttattatagattagtttcacagtagtactgagtacactggatacttttttttccattcctgagatactttactaagaagaatattttccagctccatccatgtaaacataaaagaggtaaagtctccattttttaatgctgcatagtattccatggtatacatataccacaatttattaatccattcatgggtcgatgggcacttgggcttcttccatgacttgataattatgaattgagctgcagtgaacaatctggtacaaatatctttattgccaaatgatttttggtcctttggatatacacctagaagaggaattgcaggatcaaacggcaggtgtacatttagatccctgagtgttctccaaacttccttccaaaaggaacgtactaggttgcattcccaccagcagtgcagaagcgttcccttttctccacatccacgccaacatctgttgttttgggcttttgtgatgtaggctaatcttactg contains:
- the SP5 gene encoding transcription factor Sp5 isoform X1; translation: MAAVAVLRNDSLQAFLQDRTPSASPDLGKHSPLALLAATCSRIGQPGAAAPPDFLQVPYDPALGSPSRLFHPWTADMPAHSPGALPPPHPSLGLTPQKTHLQPSFGAAHELPLTPPADPSYPYEFSPVKMLPSSMAALPASCAPAYVPYAAQAALPPGYSNLLPPPPPPPPPTCHQLSPNPAPDDLPWWSIPQAGAGPGAPGVPGGGLPGACAGGPHAPRFPASAAAAAAAAAALQRGLVLGPSDFAQYQSQIAALLQTKAPLAATARRCRRCRCPNCQAAGGAPEAEPGKKKQHVCHVLGCGKVYGKTSHLKAHLRWHTGERPFVCNWLFCGKSFTRSDELQRHLRTHTGEKRFACPECGKRFMRSDHLAKHVKTHQNKKLKVAEAGVKREDPRDL
- the SP5 gene encoding transcription factor Sp5 isoform X2, with the translated sequence MPAHSPGALPPPHPSLGLTPQKTHLQPSFGAAHELPLTPPADPSYPYEFSPVKMLPSSMAALPASCAPAYVPYAAQAALPPGYSNLLPPPPPPPPPTCHQLSPNPAPDDLPWWSIPQAGAGPGAPGVPGGGLPGACAGGPHAPRFPASAAAAAAAAAALQRGLVLGPSDFAQYQSQIAALLQTKAPLAATARRCRRCRCPNCQAAGGAPEAEPGKKKQHVCHVLGCGKVYGKTSHLKAHLRWHTGERPFVCNWLFCGKSFTRSDELQRHLRTHTGEKRFACPECGKRFMRSDHLAKHVKTHQNKKLKVAEAGVKREDPRDL